The sequence tttctgagtgacttttaaatgttgttattgtaaccGGCACCaaactggctgctcattccaggtATGGACCTTCTTCTGGGTGAAAATGCTGCTTCAAACTCTGCATAACCTTGGGAGAAAGGCTATGTGTATTCACCCCATCCATGTCCCTCGTCATGATAGACAGGTTATCATCATGCACCTTatggtttacctgcactgcactttctctgttgctGATACATGTTTTTCTTCTTCCTGTGATTATTTAACCTTGTTCTATTGTGtagtgatctgatctgtatgaacagtgtgcaagacaagcttttcactatctcGGTACACATGACACAATAAACCAATCCTGATTTCTAATATGATTAAGGCATTCAGGAACCTCTTAGAAGCTGATGTGACTGGGCAgagattggagggatatggaccatcgGGCAGGCAGAAGAGAGTTATTTAGTTATGGGTTAATTACTGGTTTAATCGAtttgatgaagtattttgagccgaagtgcctgtttctgtgctgtactgttctaagtctAGAAACCAGAGTCTTCCTCTAGTGACACGGAGAGAATATACATCGGAATGGTGGCAGTCTGGAGTATCagaccctccctctcccatcggCACTTACTTGATGTGTTGTTGTAGATCTCACAGAAGACGATGCCAGGGACACCCTGTAGCTTCAGGGTGACACCGGCAGCTTCCACCCTGGCCTGGCTGGCGATCTGACAGTGGAGTTCGTTGTCTTTGCCCCTGGTGCAGTTATCCTGGAACTGTCGGAGGTTGTGAAgcctcaggatctgttcagcattCAGGGGCCAGGACATTGTGCAGGGACACCTGAGGGAGCTGGTGTTTGGAATGAACTTACAGGGGCCGTGATCACCTGTCAGGAGAGGAGTATCAGAGTCAGTGGGTTCAGAGGGAGATCATCTCCCCTTCATAGAGTGGTTCCCtatacactgccccatcacagccccagggtcagacaaacaatgaatctctccctctccctgccgcCCATAAGACGATACTGGAACCAGATAcagggtgaaactccctctgcaatgTCCCATTGCCCACTCCATGGGTCAGATGAAATACAGTTTCctgcacactgtcccatcacagggTTCAGACACAGAATGATTCTCTTCCTACACTATGTGTACTTACGAGCAGCAGATCCGCCAGTGATCAGCAACAGACAGACTGCGATGGACCTGAGGAGAAAGATAGGTCGAGGTGAGGAGTGAACTCTACGGTACCTGATCCCACCTCAGACAGGAGCTATCAACAACAGCCAGAGTTTAGTCATGAAAAGCTGGAACTGTCCAGCCAGCCATCTGATCTGAAATATTCCTTTGGCCAAATTGGGGTCAGTCAGTCAGCCTGTCCGTGTGCGGGCTCAGTTGTGTGTTTTTGACTCTATTGTGCTTTTTGACGAGGTGGAGGGTGACTGATGAAGTCTAGACACTGgatattgcctacatggactttagcaaggcctttgataaagtccccaATGGGAAGCTCATCCAGTTTAAGGTACGTGGCATCCAGAGTGAATCGGCTGTTTGgatttagaactggcttgcctacatcAGACAGAAGGTAGAGGTTGATGCGATGTGTTCTGACTGGAAGtatttgactagtggtgttgtgcAGGGATCCGTACTGGGACCTGAGCTGGATGAAACTGTGGATGTATAGGTCAATATAATGGAGAGAATGGCCGATGGAATCCAGTCCAGGCAATTGTGCGGTATTGGGTGTTTGTGAGATGAAACTTAAAGGGACAGTGCATGTTAATGGCcagaccttactaaaatccatggcAGCAACATCTGTACGGTCACCCCTCTCTCGCACGCGCTCTCACAAGCATTTCAAACACGATCTCACTGTGCAAGAACACCGGCTTTCTGATTCTAGTCATTGCTTGTCAACATTCAATGAAaccatacctcgacactgttttatccccccttgttcaatcccttcccacctatgttcgtgacacttctcacgctctgaaatttTTCAAtcattttaagttccctggcccccactgccttatcttcaccatggatgtccagttccgatatacctccatcccccaccaggaagatcTCAAAACTccctgcttctttttggattccagagctaaccagttcccctctaccaccactctactccatctagtggaattagtcctactcttaataatttctacttttgctcctcccacttcaaactaaaggtgtatcCATGGGcacttctttctatagatgctgcctggcctgctgagttccaccaggtgtgtgtgtgtgtgtttgtgtgttgatTCAATGAAATTGTCCAGAACATTCCTCTAGCGCTGATAGGTGGAGCCTTGTTGAGCCACGCCTTATTCCTGCCGCTGCTGgagccctcccccctccccctccccctccccaccccaacagGGGTACACAGGCATTTCAAACAATCCCGCTGTGCAGGAACACCGGCTTTCTGCTTCTGGCCCCCGCCAACATGTGATGCAATTCCTGTGATCCCACCTCCCACCACGGATCTGAGCGCCGATCTGTGCAGCCTGACAACCCACCATCTACCCACCAACGTGGGTAATCAACAAACTTTGCAGTTACCGCTCTCCGcgatcccctctctctcctcccacccctACCCCCGTTCCGGccgctctccccctctccctcccgctACGGGACGGGCATGTCATCGGTGCGGCTCCCGTAACCAAACCGACTCCGTCCAGAACCCACTTCGGCAATCACCGCCTGGTGTCGTATGATAGAACAATTTCACCGTCACAATCCCAGGACATTTACCTGAAGGTGTCTAACTGTAGGACGGCGCAGACAGCCATTTCAAACACACTCTTGCTGAACGGGACGCAGACACCGGCTCGCTACTTCTTAAATGCAACTTCCCAAGTAACCTGCCCCTCAGCGCTGTGATGGGTGCAGCCTTGTGAGTGCTCCCTCCCATTCGCGTCCTCGCCTCTCTACATTGTACCAATACCGCTTTCCGATTACGACATC comes from Mobula hypostoma chromosome 8, sMobHyp1.1, whole genome shotgun sequence and encodes:
- the LOC134350231 gene encoding uncharacterized protein LOC134350231 isoform X2, encoding MAVCAVLQLDTFRSIAVCLLLITGGSAARDHGPCKFIPNTSSLRCPCTMSWPLNAEQILRLHNLRQFQDNCTRGKDNELHCQIASQARVEAAGVTLKLQGVPGIVFCEIYNNTSSVECPRQRTQVDWLSIPPQKTSQTPVSTETDGRRVWDTTTNTHVRIVIPVVVGVSVLVVLIVVLWRQRRRMCRRVPV